The following proteins come from a genomic window of Macadamia integrifolia cultivar HAES 741 chromosome 14, SCU_Mint_v3, whole genome shotgun sequence:
- the LOC122061317 gene encoding cell division control protein 45 homolog: protein MVREQKIESFYMRLREAASASSSSPLLIFPSTSDVDSLCALKIIFHILESDSIKYACYPVSSFEEIHKYAGRSLCSSSSQPVSLLLINWGCHRDLRRFLDLGPLASVFVVDSHRPIHLHNLCNQNDRVIVLYTQDDELQADLTYDFDVSTVANASDLNSDSEIDENSDSEDDRESESEEEGGSGSRKRRRVSEEAEVDPLKLYRKLKKEYYSLGTFHGKPSGFLMFDLSHALRKNTNELLWLACVSLTDQLVHERLTNERYQAGVMEMEQHINSSGNLDAITSVTLKDGTKIRAPDASRIAYEDEPRLMLLREWTLFDSMLCSSYIATKLKIWSDNGLKKLKLLLARMGFALADCQQKFQYMNLEVKRKMKDEFERFLPEYGLTEFYYRSFLRLHGYSSKVSAADVVYGVTALLESFVESDGSCASEQFGVAFDALSLNNLDKLRKGMQNAIKIQRAIVRQGSMAITKSGSIRSGRKFRWLKLEDPADTKLLGYPQALTKFCYFLMDALREKGAKMKPLVCACLSQEPNKVLIVGVCGKPRLGAVQGNAFGVAFIAAAEEIGAKIFHEFFESSWIVVDSVSANSFMIRLTENL, encoded by the coding sequence ATGGTAAGGGAACAGAAGATTGAATCTTTCTATATGCGTTTACGAGAAGCAGCTTCTGCTTCGTCTTCTTCTCCACTGTTGATATTTCCATCAACCTCTGATGTTGACTCCCTTTGTGCTCTCAAGATCATCTTCCATATCCTCGAATCTGATTCTATCAAATACGCTTGTTACCCCGTTTCCTCATTTGAGGAAATCCACAAATACGCAGGCCGTAGCCTATGCTCTTCCTCCAGTCAGCCCGTCTCGCTCCTACTAATTAATTGGGGATGCCACAGGGACCTTCGACGTTTTCTGGATTTAGGGCCCCTTGCAAGTGTCTTTGTCGTTGATAGCCACCGGCCTATTCATCTTCACAATCTCTGTAATCAGAATGATAGGGTTATAGTTCTCTACACTCAGGATGATGAGCTCCAGGCTGATTTGACATACGACTTTGATGTCTCCACCGTGGCAAATGCATCGGATCTGAACAGTGACAGTGAGATTGATGAGAATTCTGATAGTGAAGATGACAGAGAAAGTGAAAGTGAAGAGGAAGGTGGTTCCGGGTCACGGAAGCGGAGAAGGGTCTCTGAAGAAGCAGAAGTAGATCCCTTGAAGCTTTACAGGAAGCTGAAAAAGGAGTATTACAGCTTGGGTACTTTCCATGGAAAGCCTTCAGGCTTTCTCATGTTTGATCTTTCACATGCTCTTAGAAAGAACACAAATGAATTGTTGTGGCTAGCCTGTGTCTCTTTGACTGATCAGCTTGTCCACGAGAGACTAACCAATGAGAGATATCAAGCTGGTGTGATGGAGATGGAGCAGCACATTAACAGCTCAGGGAATTTGGATGCTATAACTTCAGTTACCCTAAAAGATGGGACGAAAATACGGGCACCTGATGCCTCTAGAATTGCATACGAGGATGAGCCACGACTTATGCTATTGAGGGAATGGACTTTATTCGATTCAATGTTGTGTTCTTCCTACATTGCAACCAAACTGAAGATCTGGAGTGACAATGGCTTGAAGAAGCTTAAGCTTCTCCTAGCTCGCATGGGATTTGCACTTGCTGACTGCCAACAGAAGTTCCAGTACATGAACCTCGAAGTAAAACGGAAAATGAAAGATGAGTTTGAAAGGTTTCTCCCTGAGTATGGTCTTACAGAGTTCTACTACCGAAGCTTTTTACGACTTCATGGGTATAGCTCGAAGGTATCTGCTGCCGATGTGGTCTATGGAGTCACTGCACTGCTTGAGTCTTTCGTAGAATCTGATGGTTCCTGTGCTTCTGAACAGTTTGGGGTGGCCTTTGATGCATTGTCCTTGAATAATCTTGACAAGTTGAGAAAGGGAATGCAAAATGCAATAAAAATACAGAGGGCTATTGTAAGGCAAGGAAGTATGGCTATAACCAAGAGTGGATCTATCAGAAGTGGGAGGAAATTTAGGTGGTTGAAGCTTGAAGATCCTGCAGATACAAAATTGCTTGGTTACCCTCAAGCATTGACCAAATTCTGTTACTTCTTGATGGATGCTTTGCGGGAGAAGGGTGCAAAGATGAAGCCTTTGGTCTGTGCTTGCTTATCACAAGAACCTAACAAAGTTTTGATTGTTGGGGTATGTGGGAAGCCACGTCTTGGGGCAGTTCAAGGGAATGCATTTGGGGTTGCTTTTATAGCTGCGGCTGAGGAGATTGGGGCCAAGATCTTCCATGAGTTTTTTGAGTCTTCTTGGATAGTTGTGGATTCAGTTTCTGCTAATTCTTTCATGATCAGGTTAACTGAGAACCTCTGA
- the LOC122061336 gene encoding transcription factor MYB60-like, which produces MGRPPCCDKVGIKKGPWTPEEDIILVSYIQEHGPGNWRSVPTNTGLMRCSKSCRLRWTNYLRPGIKRGNFTSHEEGMIIHLQALLGNKWAAIASYLPQRTDNDIKNYWNTHLKKKIKKFQTTLDPHMASSSTTSLPSSTTYTEKRSFNDSTNPASVLRLNQTTSTYASSTENISRLLEGWMRSSPKPDNTNTTVGKSQEILQQSSSSSSSSNICNNNNNNAMETTSVQCYQPKLEQESCDLVSHEDFESLLSLDNLSNIAWDKSFCDSSTFHGPQTTQRLDNQPLLFIEKWLLDEATAQGDEMVELSSIF; this is translated from the exons ATGGGGAGACCTCCTTGCTGTGATAAGGTTGGTATCAAGAAGGGACCTTGGACTCCTGAAGAGGATATCATCTTGGTTTCTTACATCCAAGAACATGGACCAGGAAATTGGAGATCAGTGCCCACAAACACTG GATTGATGAGGTGTAGTAAGAGTTGTCGGCTTAGGTGGACTAATTACCTCAGACCAGGAATCAAGCGTGGGAACTTCACTTCTCATGAAGAAGGGATGATTATTCATCTTCAAGCTCTTTTGGGTAACAA ATGGGCAGCAATAGCTTCCTATCTGCCACAAAGGACAGATAATGATATAAAGAACTACTGGAACACCcatctgaagaagaagattaagaAGTTTCAAACAACACTGGACCCTCATATGGCATCAAGTTCAACCACCAGTCTTCCTTCTTCCACAACCTACACTGAGAAAAGGAGCTTTAATGACTCCACAAACCCTGCCTCTGTCTTGAGATTGAATCAAACCACCTCCACTTATGCTTCAAGCACAGAGAACATTTCAAGGCTCTTGGAAGGTTGGATGAGGTCTTCTCCAAAGCCTGATAATACTAATACTACTGTTGGAAAATCCCAAGAGATACTGCAACAAAGCAGCAGCAGTAGTAGCAGCAGCAACatctgcaacaacaacaacaacaatgccATGGAAACAACTTCTGTCCAGTGTTACCAACCAAAACTTGAACAAGAAAGCTGTGATCTTGTCTCTCATGAAGATTTTGAatctcttctatctcttgacAACTTGAGCAACATAGCTTGGGACAAGTCCTTCTGTGACTCTAGTACTTTTCATGGACCACAAACCACCCAGAGATTGGATAATCAGCCTCTTTTATTTATTGAGAAGTGGCTCTTGGATGAAGCAACAGCACAAGGAGATGAAATGGTGGAGCTATCTTCAATTTTCTGA